The nucleotide window CATGGAATAACGAAAGAAACAGCTTCATTAAATTTAAAGTTATCACCTCCGTTTAAGCCCATGAAGAATTGCCCGTTAAGCTCAAAATTTACAACCATCCCTGAATCGTTGATTATTTTTGAATCAGGGAAAATGGTGCAGTAAAAATCTGCTGCTGCTCTGGCCTGGCCATCAAACCATAAGCATGGATACATTTGCTTGTTCATTTTTTATGATTTTAGATTGTGAGTAAACTACTTTTTTGATTTTCCTTTTTTGGTTTGCATTTCCGTAAGTAAATCATCCATTGCCGACAACCTGCCTTCCCATAGTTTCCGATACGGGTCCAACCAATCTGCTATTTCTTTCATTTTAGAGGGATTGAAGTGATAATAGATTTCCCGGCCTGATTGAGTCTGGCTCAGTAATTCACATTCGTTCAAAATCTGAATATGCTTTGAGATCGTTTGTCTTGATGAGTTAAAGTTTTCAGCAATTGCACCAGGGGTCATTGCTTGCAAAGCTACCAGACCCAAAATCGCCCTGCGGGTTGGGTCGGCTATTGCTTGAAATACATCTCTACGAATTTCCATTTTGCGCAGCCATTTGACTGCAAATATAAATGCAACTATTTAACTGCGCAAATTTATTTTTGAAAAGAGCTACTTTTTTACGGAATCAGACTCAGGCTCTCGGTTTGCCATAAATATACCAGCCTGCTCCGGTCAACACAGCTTCACACCTGATTATTAATCCGGATTAATCTTAAATCTTAATATAGATTATTGGCGACAGATATCTAAAGACCGAGTTTTGTTTAATAATTGAAAACTATGTAGAAGGGCGCTGTGAGCGCGTCACAAGCTGGCTTGATTGATTGCTATCCCTTCAACAAAATTGCATTCTGAATTATTAATAAAACTCAAGAAAAATGAACAAGATTACAGTAAAAGATGGTACCGAAATCTATTACAAAGACTGGGGGACAGGT belongs to Chitinophaga sp. HK235 and includes:
- a CDS encoding helix-turn-helix transcriptional regulator, which produces MEIRRDVFQAIADPTRRAILGLVALQAMTPGAIAENFNSSRQTISKHIQILNECELLSQTQSGREIYYHFNPSKMKEIADWLDPYRKLWEGRLSAMDDLLTEMQTKKGKSKK